A genomic stretch from Phycisphaerae bacterium includes:
- a CDS encoding SLC13 family permease, whose protein sequence is MILLDEVLVVVRQGRPVIFAIAAGLYLACALYPWHDQISIRRATGIVLVTLVLWITEVAPLGVVAMAIPIAATFAGLLSWKDAVAAWGDEIIFLFLGAFLLARALEKHAVFDGLLGMRMLGGGGRRSDAWLVLVVLAVSGVLSTMQNNTAVTAMMLPLVITMSRRSRTPAALLIALAWGATFGGMATPVGTAPNFIGYAAMKKLDATVSFVSWMKVGVPVWLGTTLIGWGVLRLATAMGRGSAAARRNAPGIFDDPTLTDVGPMLGDDAADRPAGSSRPARRWVIGAFITAILLWLVPGIVKSVTSPDEPAAIWIRTYLPESLVPIALAWVLFVVRPGPDARPILDRRDFQALDWDTLFLIAGGLTLGRMLETSGFAGALAQGLAGVKLPPLVLMLALAFATVLLSELTSNTATASLMVPIAGSLAEALSISPVQAIWLVSLAASLGFALPISTPPNAIVYGTRRVPLRFMAATGIVVDILATVWLVCCVTMLG, encoded by the coding sequence GTGATACTGCTCGACGAGGTGCTCGTCGTGGTGCGACAAGGAAGGCCGGTCATTTTTGCAATCGCGGCGGGGCTTTATCTGGCCTGTGCCCTGTATCCCTGGCACGACCAGATCTCCATCCGCCGCGCGACCGGGATCGTGTTGGTCACGCTCGTCCTCTGGATCACGGAGGTCGCGCCGTTGGGTGTCGTGGCCATGGCCATCCCTATCGCGGCGACTTTTGCAGGGCTGCTTTCATGGAAGGACGCCGTCGCCGCGTGGGGAGATGAGATCATTTTTCTGTTTCTGGGGGCCTTCCTGCTGGCGCGCGCCCTTGAAAAACATGCCGTCTTCGACGGTCTCTTAGGAATGCGCATGCTGGGAGGCGGCGGACGAAGATCGGATGCCTGGCTCGTCCTGGTGGTGCTCGCCGTTTCGGGCGTGCTGTCTACCATGCAGAACAACACGGCCGTGACGGCGATGATGCTCCCGCTGGTCATCACCATGTCGCGGCGGAGCCGCACTCCCGCGGCGCTGCTCATTGCGCTGGCCTGGGGAGCCACCTTCGGCGGCATGGCCACACCCGTCGGGACCGCGCCGAACTTCATCGGCTATGCGGCAATGAAAAAACTGGACGCGACCGTCAGCTTCGTCTCGTGGATGAAAGTCGGCGTGCCCGTCTGGCTGGGGACGACGCTCATCGGCTGGGGCGTCCTACGTCTGGCGACGGCCATGGGGCGTGGTTCGGCCGCAGCGCGCCGCAACGCCCCTGGAATATTCGACGACCCGACGCTGACCGACGTCGGGCCGATGCTGGGAGATGATGCCGCTGACCGCCCGGCGGGGAGCTCGCGGCCGGCGCGACGCTGGGTCATCGGGGCCTTCATCACGGCGATACTCTTGTGGCTGGTTCCCGGTATCGTGAAGAGCGTGACGTCGCCGGACGAACCCGCGGCGATTTGGATCCGGACGTATCTGCCCGAATCGCTCGTCCCGATCGCGCTCGCCTGGGTGCTGTTTGTCGTTCGGCCCGGTCCCGACGCGCGGCCGATCCTCGATCGCCGCGACTTTCAGGCGTTGGACTGGGATACGCTCTTCCTGATCGCCGGCGGTCTGACACTGGGGCGGATGTTGGAGACCAGTGGCTTCGCGGGTGCGCTCGCGCAGGGACTGGCAGGAGTGAAACTGCCGCCGCTGGTACTTATGCTTGCGCTGGCTTTCGCGACGGTCCTGCTCTCAGAGCTGACGAGCAACACTGCGACCGCTTCGCTCATGGTCCCGATCGCCGGTTCACTGGCCGAGGCGCTGTCGATTTCTCCAGTACAGGCGATCTGGCTGGTGTCGTTGGCGGCGAGCCTGGGCTTCGCCCTGCCGATCTCCACGCCGCCGAACGCGATCGTCTATGGCACGCGGCGCGTGCCGCTGCGCTTCATGGCCGCGACGGGCATCGTCGTTGACATCCTCGCCACGGTCTGGCTCGTCTGCTGCGTGACGATGTTGGGGTAA
- the ispH gene encoding 4-hydroxy-3-methylbut-2-enyl diphosphate reductase, whose translation MNILLANPRGFCAGVDRAVKIVDLALEVFGPPVYVRREIVHNSHVVRGLREKGAVFVEELSEVPAGAVAILSAHGVAPTVFKEAETRGLRLIDATCPLVTKVHLEVHRFVKQGYHIVLIGHAGHDEVIGTMGQAPGHITLVENEAQARTVTLPPNEQQPGAAAPQKKLMVLTQTTLGVDDTAGVLAVLRERFPALDLPPTDDICYATQNRQDAVKAMSGSGMDLLLVVGSRNSSNAARLVEVALARGVRGHLIDSADEIRPEWVRDANSIGVTAGASTPETVVQAVLDHLRSLGAGDVQLCTTAEESTTFQLPPMLKKALAERPTPQSLNPLIP comes from the coding sequence ATGAATATCCTCCTCGCCAATCCCCGCGGCTTTTGTGCCGGTGTTGACCGCGCCGTGAAGATCGTTGATCTGGCCCTCGAAGTCTTCGGGCCGCCGGTCTATGTTCGCCGGGAGATCGTACACAACAGCCACGTCGTCCGCGGGCTCCGCGAAAAAGGAGCCGTCTTTGTAGAGGAATTGTCCGAGGTGCCTGCCGGGGCGGTCGCGATCCTGAGCGCGCATGGCGTTGCGCCGACCGTCTTCAAAGAGGCCGAGACCCGCGGCCTGCGGCTGATCGACGCGACCTGCCCGCTGGTCACCAAGGTCCACCTCGAAGTCCACCGCTTCGTCAAGCAGGGCTATCACATTGTCCTGATCGGCCACGCCGGTCACGACGAAGTGATCGGCACGATGGGCCAGGCCCCCGGTCATATCACGCTCGTCGAAAACGAAGCGCAGGCCCGCACTGTTACGCTGCCGCCGAACGAACAGCAGCCGGGGGCCGCTGCTCCACAAAAGAAGCTCATGGTCCTGACGCAGACGACGCTCGGCGTCGATGACACCGCGGGCGTATTGGCCGTCCTGCGGGAGCGCTTTCCCGCACTAGATTTGCCGCCGACGGATGATATCTGTTACGCGACGCAGAACCGCCAGGATGCCGTGAAGGCGATGAGCGGCAGCGGCATGGACCTGCTGCTTGTCGTCGGCTCGCGGAACTCCAGCAATGCCGCCCGACTGGTGGAAGTCGCCCTAGCTCGCGGTGTCCGAGGTCATTTGATTGACAGTGCGGATGAGATTCGCCCGGAGTGGGTTCGCGACGCGAACTCGATCGGCGTCACGGCCGGGGCCAGCACGCCGGAGACCGTCGTGCAGGCAGTCCTCGATCACCTGCGGTCACTCGGGGCGGGCGATGTTCAACTCTGTACCACGGCCGAAGAAAGCACGACGTTTCAACTTCCGCCGATGTTGAAGAAAGCACTTGCGGAGCGCCCCACCCCTCAATCCCTCAATCCCTTAATCCCTTAA
- a CDS encoding lysophospholipid acyltransferase family protein yields MMQKWELRPARDHGLSLGDQVRSTHREGGLISAVANYASCVVIGFYLKTVHRLSIEGQDHLPTSGPYVLAANHSSHLDSLVLASAVSRQQRTRVYPIAAGDTFFSSPITGLLSALLINALPMWRQRRCGHALADLRQRLTEDDCIYIVFPEGTRTRTGQMAPFKAGLGMMVAGTSVPVVPCRLIGTFQALPPNRRLPRPARIFLKIGLPKSFGEMPNDREGWQQVTEAVEASVVAMG; encoded by the coding sequence ATGATGCAGAAATGGGAATTACGACCGGCGCGCGATCACGGGTTGTCGCTCGGCGACCAAGTTCGAAGCACGCATCGTGAAGGGGGGTTGATCAGCGCCGTGGCGAACTACGCCTCATGCGTTGTGATCGGCTTTTACCTAAAGACGGTTCATCGACTCTCTATCGAAGGCCAGGACCATCTGCCGACCTCAGGGCCGTATGTATTGGCGGCCAATCATTCCAGTCACCTGGACTCGCTTGTGCTGGCTTCGGCGGTCTCCCGGCAACAGCGTACACGAGTATATCCGATCGCTGCAGGCGATACCTTCTTCTCAAGCCCTATCACTGGATTACTTTCCGCGCTTCTGATCAATGCCCTGCCGATGTGGCGCCAACGCCGATGCGGCCACGCATTGGCGGACCTTCGGCAGCGCCTGACGGAGGACGACTGCATTTACATCGTGTTTCCCGAAGGCACTCGAACTCGAACGGGCCAAATGGCCCCGTTTAAAGCAGGGCTGGGAATGATGGTTGCCGGCACATCGGTGCCTGTTGTGCCATGCCGCTTAATCGGTACGTTCCAGGCCTTGCCTCCCAACCGTCGCCTGCCTCGGCCGGCCAGGATTTTCCTCAAGATCGGACTGCCCAAGTCGTTCGGTGAAATGCCGAATGATCGCGAAGGTTGGCAACAAGTCACGGAAGCCGTAGAGGCGTCGGTCGTTGCAATGGGATGA
- a CDS encoding phosphatidate cytidylyltransferase has translation MIPSRRGFFEVHGVIDDAFVLYSVITIGAMLGLTPLFIVALGKSGSVGPPLVKELWTRYFSWLILAPLMIGPVLLGAPYAIMAVGVLSLLCYREYARATGLFRERLMSSMAVLGIVGVALSSLDNWYGLFTSLAPLIVGLIAAVAILADRPSGYIQRVGLSVLGFMLFGMCLAHFGFLGNHLRFRPMMIWLLFCVQMNDVFAYICGKSFGRRKLAPHTSPNKTIGGAAGALALTTILAAGLARIVFYDTVLAEWRHVIFMGITISLMGQIGDLLLSSVKRDVGIKDMGAAFPGHGGVLDRFNSLLLVSPAIFHYLKYYLDEGWNEQVRVFSGSL, from the coding sequence ATGATCCCGTCTCGCCGAGGGTTTTTCGAAGTCCACGGCGTAATCGACGATGCGTTCGTTCTGTATTCTGTTATCACCATCGGCGCTATGCTCGGATTGACGCCCCTTTTCATTGTCGCACTTGGAAAGTCCGGCTCCGTCGGCCCTCCGCTCGTGAAGGAATTGTGGACCCGGTACTTTTCGTGGCTAATTCTGGCCCCGTTGATGATCGGGCCGGTTCTCCTGGGGGCGCCCTACGCCATCATGGCGGTTGGAGTACTCAGTTTGCTTTGTTATCGAGAATATGCGCGCGCCACGGGTCTGTTCCGCGAACGGCTGATGAGTTCGATGGCCGTCCTGGGAATTGTCGGCGTGGCGCTCTCGTCGCTGGACAATTGGTATGGGCTCTTCACGTCGCTAGCGCCGTTGATTGTGGGGCTGATTGCGGCCGTCGCCATTCTTGCCGATCGGCCGTCGGGGTACATTCAACGCGTCGGGCTGAGCGTCCTGGGCTTCATGCTCTTCGGCATGTGCCTGGCCCACTTCGGCTTCCTGGGCAACCACCTCCGCTTCCGACCCATGATGATTTGGCTTCTCTTTTGCGTTCAGATGAACGATGTCTTCGCCTACATCTGTGGAAAGTCCTTTGGGCGACGCAAGCTCGCCCCGCACACCAGTCCGAACAAGACGATCGGCGGCGCCGCGGGCGCCTTGGCGCTGACGACGATCCTAGCGGCGGGCCTTGCGAGGATCGTCTTTTACGACACGGTCCTGGCTGAATGGCGACACGTCATATTCATGGGAATCACGATCAGCCTGATGGGCCAAATCGGCGATTTGCTACTGTCCAGCGTCAAACGCGACGTGGGAATTAAGGATATGGGCGCGGCGTTTCCTGGTCACGGGGGGGTCTTGGATCGATTCAACAGTCTTTTATTGGTCTCTCCCGCCATCTTTCATTATTTGAAATATTATCTCGACGAGGGATGGAACGAACAGGTTCGTGTCTTCTCGGGATCTCTATAG
- a CDS encoding CDP-alcohol phosphatidyltransferase family protein: protein MGSDVYHATDRRPIAARQWAVMNRLAAALARAGVSANAISLSGMICAILGGVCLWQTATADVIPLRITWLAAAALIQLRLLANLLDGMVAISTGKASPLGELFNDAPDRISDVAILIGMGYALGGHPILGWVAALLALLTAYVRVLGKSLGVPSDFRGPMAKPHRMFFVTVVALLNAAAPSGLQQLSPVLWCLAVICVGCLITIGRRMLNIASALRSRPR, encoded by the coding sequence ATGGGAAGCGATGTGTATCACGCCACCGATCGTCGGCCGATCGCTGCACGACAATGGGCCGTCATGAATCGATTGGCGGCGGCGTTGGCCCGTGCCGGAGTTTCGGCAAACGCCATCTCCCTTTCTGGAATGATCTGCGCAATCCTTGGCGGCGTGTGTCTATGGCAGACGGCGACCGCGGATGTCATCCCGTTGAGGATTACCTGGTTGGCGGCAGCAGCCTTGATCCAACTGCGTTTGTTGGCCAATCTGCTCGACGGAATGGTGGCCATTTCGACCGGAAAAGCCTCACCGCTTGGCGAACTCTTTAATGATGCTCCCGATCGCATTTCGGATGTCGCTATCCTCATCGGCATGGGTTACGCGCTGGGGGGTCACCCGATCCTTGGTTGGGTGGCTGCGCTACTGGCGCTCCTGACTGCTTACGTTCGCGTGCTGGGCAAATCATTGGGAGTGCCCTCGGATTTCCGCGGCCCGATGGCCAAGCCGCATCGAATGTTCTTCGTTACTGTCGTGGCCCTTTTGAATGCCGCTGCTCCTTCAGGCCTCCAACAATTGAGCCCGGTGTTGTGGTGTCTGGCAGTGATTTGCGTCGGTTGTTTGATTACGATAGGACGCCGCATGTTGAACATTGCATCGGCGCTGCGGAGCCGACCCCGATGA
- a CDS encoding GNAT family N-acetyltransferase: protein MTPSLDIRSATADDLPDILRLYALPEFDDGRTLSLDEARNRFEGLRRYPDYHIYVAWQARRIVGTFALLVMEKLNHLGTPSAIVDDVIVATECRSQGIGRRMMEHAMQLARQKGCYKLALSTNVKRAEAHRFYESLGFVRHGYSYIINLD from the coding sequence ATGACGCCATCACTCGATATTCGCTCGGCCACGGCGGACGATCTACCGGACATCCTGCGTCTGTATGCCCTTCCGGAGTTTGACGACGGGCGCACGCTGAGCCTGGACGAGGCACGGAATCGCTTCGAGGGGCTGCGACGGTATCCCGATTACCACATCTACGTGGCGTGGCAGGCCCGCCGCATCGTCGGCACGTTCGCCTTGCTGGTCATGGAAAAACTCAATCATCTGGGAACGCCCTCGGCGATTGTGGACGATGTCATCGTCGCGACGGAATGCCGGAGTCAGGGGATCGGTCGCCGGATGATGGAACACGCCATGCAACTCGCCCGTCAGAAGGGATGCTACAAGCTCGCCCTGTCGACAAATGTTAAACGCGCCGAGGCCCATCGGTTTTATGAATCCCTGGGCTTTGTCAGGCACGGTTACAGCTACATCATCAATCTTGACTAG
- a CDS encoding DinB family protein yields the protein MSSHLLETGLAALAFSRKVSLGLFEDIPDNKICHQPCAGANHPLWILGHLACTDEFFLKGVGGRPYNRFEKWEKLFFMGSKPTSDPKVYPPIAEVKEALDKNRQEMIGWFKSMSDAELLKPLESDLADFAANRAVLMSMIAWHEGLHAGQLSVVRKSLGLTPKFG from the coding sequence ATGTCAAGCCATTTGTTGGAAACCGGTCTGGCGGCGTTGGCCTTTTCGCGAAAAGTGTCATTGGGCCTGTTCGAGGACATTCCCGACAACAAGATCTGCCACCAGCCCTGCGCGGGCGCCAACCACCCGCTGTGGATCCTGGGGCACCTCGCCTGCACCGACGAGTTCTTCCTCAAGGGCGTCGGCGGTCGCCCGTACAACCGCTTTGAGAAGTGGGAGAAGCTCTTCTTCATGGGCTCCAAGCCGACCTCCGACCCGAAGGTCTACCCGCCCATCGCCGAGGTGAAGGAGGCCCTCGACAAGAACCGCCAGGAGATGATCGGCTGGTTCAAGTCGATGAGCGACGCGGAGCTGCTCAAACCCCTCGAGAGCGACCTCGCAGACTTCGCCGCCAATCGCGCCGTCCTCATGTCCATGATCGCCTGGCACGAAGGACTGCACGCCGGTCAGTTGTCCGTCGTCCGCAAGAGTCTGGGGCTAACGCCGAAGTTCGGTTGA
- the mutM gene encoding bifunctional DNA-formamidopyrimidine glycosylase/DNA-(apurinic or apyrimidinic site) lyase, which yields MPELPEVETIASRLAAHLPGAVIESVHIHRADIIHHGGETVASGLTGMRVAAVDRHGKRLFVRLDGGDLVVHLGMTGWLTLLPASEPVLPHTHVRFAFTGRTDELRFRDPRRFGGIWFFGAGENGQAQRLNTLGPDALSIRVPVLRTLLKRRRQIKALLMDQQAISGLGNIYCDEALFSARIHPLTLAAALSESQVRNLACAIRKVLRASIRSGGTTISDYRGADGQQGDFQNRLRVYDREGGPCTRCGAKIRRILAAGRSTHYCPRCQKRRR from the coding sequence GTGCCTGAACTGCCTGAAGTCGAGACGATCGCCAGCCGACTGGCCGCCCATCTGCCGGGGGCGGTCATCGAGTCGGTCCATATCCACCGCGCGGACATTATTCACCACGGCGGCGAGACCGTGGCGAGCGGATTGACAGGCATGAGGGTTGCGGCCGTCGATCGGCACGGCAAGCGGCTCTTTGTTCGACTGGACGGCGGCGATCTCGTCGTCCACCTCGGAATGACGGGCTGGCTCACACTGTTGCCCGCGTCGGAACCAGTCCTGCCGCACACCCACGTCCGATTCGCCTTCACCGGTCGGACGGATGAACTGCGCTTTCGCGATCCACGCCGATTCGGCGGGATCTGGTTCTTTGGCGCCGGCGAGAATGGCCAAGCGCAGCGGCTGAATACGTTGGGCCCTGATGCCCTCTCGATTCGAGTGCCCGTGCTTCGCACCCTGCTCAAACGCCGGCGGCAGATCAAGGCCCTTCTGATGGACCAGCAGGCGATCAGCGGTTTGGGCAACATCTATTGTGACGAGGCCCTGTTCTCCGCGCGGATTCACCCGCTCACGCTCGCCGCCGCACTTTCCGAATCGCAAGTGCGGAACCTGGCCTGCGCGATCCGGAAGGTGCTTCGTGCCTCCATCCGATCCGGTGGTACGACCATCAGCGATTACCGGGGAGCCGACGGCCAACAGGGCGATTTTCAAAATCGGCTGCGGGTCTACGATCGCGAAGGCGGCCCGTGCACTCGCTGCGGCGCGAAGATTCGTCGCATTCTCGCCGCGGGGCGCTCGACACACTACTGCCCCCGCTGCCAGAAGCGCCGGCGGTGA
- a CDS encoding DUF554 domain-containing protein yields the protein MTLTMNKGANSVRGSGSAVMWSIFNGTIVNVATVAVGSTVGLLLAAKIPQRYQRIILDCLGLVTVTLAIDASVLGMGRAVSNFGAGVPTYGARLGMVMIGSLIVGSILGTALRLHERIEGLGRLIHLRMGGGSGDTGGGRFAEGFLTASVIFCVGPLTLLGCLQNGADAKPNLLYIKAFLDGFCSMALAASLGIGVLFSVLTVLLLQGGLAWAAYGFAERIPELSLELMNVVGGVVLLATALMILEIKKIPVANMLPAIFLPPLAVWIVERISPGTLLP from the coding sequence GTGACATTGACGATGAATAAGGGGGCGAATAGCGTTCGAGGCAGCGGGAGCGCGGTCATGTGGTCGATCTTCAACGGCACGATAGTCAATGTGGCCACCGTCGCGGTCGGCTCCACGGTCGGCCTGCTGCTGGCCGCGAAGATCCCCCAGCGCTATCAACGGATCATTTTGGATTGCCTGGGCCTGGTGACCGTCACGCTGGCCATCGATGCGTCGGTCCTGGGCATGGGCCGCGCGGTAAGCAACTTTGGGGCCGGCGTGCCCACGTATGGTGCGCGACTCGGTATGGTCATGATCGGCTCACTGATCGTCGGTTCGATTCTGGGAACGGCTCTGCGACTGCACGAGCGGATTGAGGGCCTGGGTCGACTCATTCACCTCCGGATGGGCGGAGGATCAGGGGACACGGGCGGCGGGCGGTTCGCTGAAGGCTTCCTGACGGCCAGCGTAATCTTCTGCGTGGGGCCGCTCACCTTGTTGGGTTGTTTGCAAAATGGAGCTGACGCGAAGCCGAACCTGCTCTATATCAAGGCGTTCCTCGACGGCTTCTGTTCGATGGCCCTGGCGGCGTCATTGGGAATTGGCGTTCTTTTCAGCGTTTTAACGGTACTACTCTTGCAGGGCGGCTTGGCATGGGCGGCATACGGTTTCGCTGAGAGGATTCCCGAACTCTCACTGGAGCTGATGAACGTCGTCGGTGGTGTCGTTCTGCTGGCGACGGCCCTGATGATCCTGGAGATCAAGAAGATCCCCGTGGCAAACATGCTGCCGGCCATCTTCCTGCCGCCGCTCGCTGTTTGGATCGTGGAGCGTATTTCTCCGGGAACGCTTTTGCCCTAG
- a CDS encoding SLC13 family permease — MNWQGWFTLALVLVMLLGLARRAHLADIIFLGGLTLLALLGIISPAEALSGFSNPGMLTVAALFVVAAGLRESGALDGLARRILGQPQSERRVLGRLLLPIAAMSAFLNNTTIVAMGMPIVVDWCRKHRQSASRYLMPMSHATVAAGLCTLIGTSTNLVVHGMMVDNPETRHTGMGFFEIGYVGLPVTIVAILYLVFIAPKLLPARQELFEQLGESRREYMIEMLVEPACPFVGQSVQAAGLRQLPGLFLVEIERDAQVLSPVGPDELLEAGDHLVFVGVVGTIVDLQKTKGLVPIEEQGRTSRLDRLDRRLCEAVVSPASPLVGRSIRGANFRTVYDAAVIAVHRSGERLQGKIGNIVLRPGDTLLLQTATGFLRAHRNNPDFYLVSEVDEAVPVRHEKATLALVILGAMVVMMGLPDVLQWTGADPQLAKSLDRSRVFFAFAAAGLMVIARCVAPSTARRNIQWDVLYVIAASFGIARAMENTGAAKFIVDLFHPLITPFGPVAAVVVIYLITNLLTELLTNNAAAALVFPVAIWTAKELQIDPRPLVMTVTIAASAAFATPIGYQTNMMIFGPGGYRFSDFVKVGLPLNVLCFLISVLLIPRIWSL; from the coding sequence ATGAATTGGCAAGGTTGGTTTACCCTCGCTCTAGTCCTGGTGATGCTTCTCGGGCTGGCGCGCCGTGCGCATCTGGCCGACATCATTTTTCTGGGCGGCCTGACCCTGCTGGCGCTCCTCGGCATCATCTCGCCGGCCGAGGCCCTCTCCGGTTTTTCCAATCCGGGAATGTTGACCGTCGCAGCGCTCTTTGTGGTCGCGGCGGGCCTGCGGGAAAGCGGCGCCTTGGACGGTTTGGCCCGACGCATCCTGGGGCAACCGCAAAGCGAGCGGCGGGTATTGGGCCGGCTTCTTCTCCCGATCGCTGCAATGTCCGCGTTTCTCAACAACACCACGATTGTCGCGATGGGCATGCCGATCGTCGTCGACTGGTGCCGCAAGCATCGGCAATCGGCGTCGCGATACTTGATGCCCATGAGCCATGCGACCGTGGCCGCGGGCCTGTGCACGCTCATCGGAACGAGCACCAACCTCGTCGTCCACGGGATGATGGTCGACAACCCCGAGACCCGCCACACGGGAATGGGGTTCTTCGAGATCGGTTACGTCGGGCTCCCGGTCACCATCGTTGCGATCCTCTACCTTGTCTTCATCGCACCCAAACTCCTCCCCGCGCGGCAGGAACTCTTCGAGCAATTGGGAGAATCGCGCCGCGAATACATGATCGAGATGCTGGTTGAGCCGGCGTGCCCCTTCGTGGGCCAGTCCGTGCAGGCCGCCGGGCTGCGGCAACTGCCCGGCCTTTTTCTCGTGGAGATCGAGCGGGACGCGCAGGTGCTGTCGCCGGTCGGCCCCGACGAACTCCTCGAGGCCGGCGATCACCTCGTCTTTGTCGGCGTCGTCGGCACGATCGTCGATCTGCAAAAGACCAAGGGCCTCGTGCCGATTGAAGAGCAGGGACGGACCTCGCGCCTGGACCGCCTCGATCGCCGCCTGTGCGAGGCGGTCGTCAGCCCGGCGAGCCCGCTGGTGGGCCGCAGCATCCGCGGGGCGAACTTCCGTACGGTGTATGACGCTGCGGTCATCGCCGTGCATCGCAGTGGGGAGCGTTTGCAGGGCAAAATCGGTAATATCGTCCTGCGACCGGGGGACACGCTGCTGTTGCAAACGGCGACGGGCTTTCTTCGAGCGCACCGCAACAACCCGGACTTTTATCTCGTCAGCGAAGTGGACGAGGCGGTGCCGGTGCGCCATGAAAAAGCGACGCTCGCGCTGGTGATCCTGGGCGCGATGGTCGTCATGATGGGGCTGCCCGACGTCCTGCAATGGACCGGCGCCGACCCTCAGTTGGCAAAGAGCCTGGACCGAAGCCGCGTGTTTTTCGCCTTCGCGGCGGCGGGGCTGATGGTGATCGCCCGCTGCGTGGCGCCATCCACCGCCAGGCGCAACATTCAATGGGACGTGTTGTACGTTATCGCGGCGTCTTTCGGGATCGCGCGCGCGATGGAGAATACGGGGGCGGCCAAGTTCATCGTCGATTTGTTCCATCCGCTGATCACGCCCTTCGGCCCCGTTGCCGCGGTCGTTGTGATCTATCTCATCACCAATCTGCTCACCGAATTGCTGACGAACAACGCCGCGGCGGCCCTGGTGTTTCCGGTGGCCATATGGACGGCCAAGGAGTTACAGATCGATCCGCGGCCGCTGGTGATGACCGTGACGATCGCGGCGTCGGCCGCCTTCGCCACGCCGATCGGCTACCAGACAAACATGATGATCTTTGGTCCCGGCGGCTATCGATTTTCCGACTTTGTGAAGGTCGGGCTGCCTTTGAATGTCCTTTGTTTTCTGATTAGCGTGCTCTTGATCCCGCGCATCTGGAGTTTGTAA
- a CDS encoding ABC transporter permease, with protein MNGFWAVLLKEFSHIRRDRGTIFFAFVVPALQLTIFGYAIEVTIENIPLVVMDLDGHQESRRLVEALTASRTFRVKARVTDADAFRRALTSGEAKAGVLIPSDYSERLLRQEQAHVQVLIDGSDSQVATTALNTVNLLALQLSIGKARAMVESLQIGPARDERGEFAPPIEARSRLLFNPNLESSHFFVPGLIAIIMQLVLVFLTSFSIVKEREHGTLEQLFVTPVGRAGLMFGKLVPYALMAFGELLIVLTVMTAVFGVPINGSLTLLLALSWLFIVTALGLGLLLSTLAKTQLQAMQFSFLVMLPSVLLSGFMFPRSEMPTVLYLVGFILPVTYFIEILRGVILRAADFADMFTHISGLVIVGGAILTASVLRFRKQLD; from the coding sequence GTGAACGGCTTCTGGGCGGTCTTGTTGAAGGAATTCTCGCACATCCGGCGCGACCGGGGGACGATCTTCTTCGCGTTCGTCGTTCCGGCGCTGCAGCTTACGATCTTCGGGTATGCGATCGAGGTCACGATCGAGAACATCCCGCTCGTCGTGATGGACCTGGACGGCCATCAGGAGAGCCGGCGCCTGGTGGAGGCGTTGACAGCTTCGCGGACGTTTCGCGTGAAGGCCCGCGTCACGGACGCGGACGCGTTTCGGCGGGCCCTGACTTCCGGAGAGGCGAAGGCGGGCGTCCTGATCCCGTCGGATTACAGTGAGCGGCTGCTTCGGCAGGAGCAGGCGCACGTCCAGGTGCTCATCGACGGCAGTGATTCTCAGGTGGCCACGACGGCGCTCAACACCGTCAACTTGCTCGCCTTGCAGCTTTCGATCGGCAAGGCGCGGGCGATGGTGGAGTCGCTGCAGATCGGCCCGGCGCGGGACGAGCGCGGCGAATTCGCCCCGCCCATCGAGGCCCGCTCGCGGCTCTTGTTCAATCCCAACCTGGAAAGCTCGCACTTCTTCGTGCCGGGACTCATCGCGATCATCATGCAGCTTGTGCTGGTTTTCCTGACGAGCTTTTCCATCGTAAAGGAACGCGAGCACGGGACATTGGAGCAGCTCTTCGTAACCCCCGTCGGCCGCGCCGGCCTGATGTTCGGAAAGCTCGTGCCCTACGCCTTGATGGCCTTTGGCGAGTTGCTGATCGTTCTGACGGTCATGACCGCGGTATTTGGAGTGCCCATCAACGGGAGCCTGACGCTTCTCCTGGCGTTGTCGTGGCTGTTCATCGTGACCGCGTTGGGCCTGGGGCTCCTACTGTCCACGCTCGCCAAGACGCAGCTCCAGGCGATGCAATTCTCGTTTCTGGTAATGCTGCCCTCGGTACTCCTGTCGGGCTTCATGTTTCCGCGGTCGGAGATGCCGACTGTGTTGTATCTGGTCGGGTTCATTTTGCCGGTCACCTATTTCATCGAAATTCTGCGAGGTGTCATCCTTCGCGCGGCGGATTTCGCGGATATGTTC